One Cetobacterium somerae ATCC BAA-474 genomic window carries:
- a CDS encoding M20 family metallopeptidase: MNLEKIILELKERYMEIFEELKDLNSYLFENPELGLKEFKARDRHCEILSKYGFFIEKGYCGIETAFLANYVGEKPGPRIAYLAEYDALPEIGHGCGHNILGVTSSAAGILLREFVNIYGGEVLVIGTPAEETDGAKVAMVKSGAFNNIDVAMIVHPTSGNLHLRSSSSQAMEALQFTFKGKTSHAAGSPHLGINALDGVINLFNTINALRQQILPTDRVHGIITKGGEAANIIPDLAVANFYVRSRNKNELDTLLEKVLNCAKGAAISSGTKLEIENYETSFLDLITNKTLMNLYEESLKDIGITEMKDSEDSGSTDAGDVSHVCATIHPYLPLYKDVISHSRELAQCTIEDGAYKGMEEAVLALTLTGIKILKSEKILDEIKLEFDNRK; encoded by the coding sequence ATGAATTTGGAAAAAATTATATTAGAATTAAAAGAAAGATATATGGAAATTTTTGAAGAATTAAAAGATTTAAATAGCTATCTTTTTGAAAATCCAGAATTAGGTTTAAAAGAATTTAAAGCAAGAGATAGACATTGTGAAATTTTAAGTAAATATGGATTTTTTATAGAGAAAGGTTATTGTGGAATTGAAACAGCCTTTTTAGCAAATTATGTAGGAGAAAAACCTGGACCAAGAATAGCTTATTTAGCTGAATATGATGCGCTTCCAGAAATAGGTCATGGATGTGGTCATAATATTTTAGGTGTAACTAGTAGTGCTGCTGGAATACTTTTAAGAGAGTTTGTAAATATATATGGTGGAGAAGTATTAGTTATTGGAACGCCAGCGGAAGAAACAGATGGGGCAAAGGTAGCTATGGTTAAATCTGGAGCATTTAATAATATTGATGTTGCGATGATAGTTCATCCTACAAGTGGAAATTTACACTTGAGAAGTAGTTCGAGTCAGGCTATGGAAGCTTTACAATTTACATTTAAGGGGAAAACTTCTCATGCAGCTGGATCTCCTCATTTAGGAATAAATGCTTTAGATGGTGTAATTAATTTATTCAACACAATAAACGCATTAAGACAACAAATACTACCAACTGATAGAGTACATGGAATTATAACAAAAGGTGGAGAAGCAGCTAATATAATTCCAGATTTAGCTGTAGCTAATTTTTATGTAAGATCAAGAAATAAAAATGAATTGGATACACTTTTAGAAAAAGTATTAAATTGTGCTAAAGGTGCTGCAATTTCTTCAGGAACTAAATTAGAAATAGAAAACTACGAAACAAGTTTTTTAGATTTAATAACAAACAAAACTTTAATGAATCTTTACGAGGAAAGTTTAAAAGATATAGGAATAACTGAAATGAAAGATTCGGAGGATAGTGGATCTACTGATGCAGGAGATGTAAGTCATGTGTGTGCGACAATTCATCCATATTTACCTTTATATAAAGATGTAATTAGTCATAGCAGAGAATTAGCACAGTGTACAATTGAAGATGGAGCTTATAAAGGTATGGAAGAAGCTGTATTAGCTCTTACTTTAACAGGAATAAAAATATTAAAAAGTGAAAAAATATTAGATGAAATAAAATTAGAGTTTGATAATAGAAAATAA